CATTCGAGTGAACGTCCTATACGTCGAACGGGTGAGGGTATGGGGACTTTAGGACGGAGCCGTCCCGTTTTCGCGACGGTTAGGTAACGGGTCGTCAAGTCAGGCGTGCGATTGCGGCGGCGTTGGGGAGGGTGTTCGCATGAGCTACCGGATTCCCTCCCAGCCGCTCTCGCTCGAAGAGCTGGCGCGGCGTCAGCAGAACGTGGTCACGGCGAGCCAGCTGCGGGCGCGCGGTGTGCCCTCCCGGGTGGTCACCGAGCACTGCCGCCGCGGCGGTCCGTGGCAGCGGCTGCTGCCGCGGGTCTACCTCCTCCAGGACGGCGACCCGACGCCGGAGCAGCGGATGTGGGCGGCCCTGCTCTACGCGGCGCAGAACGGCCGGGATGAGAGCGGCCGCGAGGGCGCCGTGATCACCGGCGCGGCGGCGCTCGCCCTGTACGGCTTCGCCTCGGTGCCCCGGTTGCCCGCGGTCACCGGCGTGGAGGTACTGGTGCCGCGGCAGCGGCGGCTGAAGGACGCGGGCACGGTCCGCATCCTGCGCACCGGGCGGGCGCTGGTGGCGCGGTCGGTGCACGGGCTCGCCTGCGCGCCGGTGGCGCGCGCGGTGGCCGACGCCGTGCGTGAGTGGACGGACACGGGGGCGTTCGACAACGGCATGGTCCGCCCGGCGCTGCTGCGGGCCCTGCTCCGCGAGGCGGTGTCCCGCGCCGAGGGCGGCTGCACCCTGCGGGAGCTGGTGGAGGAGCTCGGCGAGGCCGGGCTGCTCGCCGAGCCGCGGGTCCGCGCCGCGCTGGACGAACTCCTCGCCGCGGAGCGGGAGTCGGTGCTCGGCCGGATCGGCGAGCTGGTGGACGAATGGCTGCTGCCCGTCCCGCTGGCCGGCCCCGAGCTGCGGATGCGCGGCGGCACCTACGTCGCGGTGCCGGACCTGTACTGGCCGGAGGCAGGCGTGGCGGTGGCCGTCGACTCCGACCTGCGCTGCGTCAGCGAGGGCGAGGCGGCCTGGGTGCGCGGCGAGCAGCACCGGATGGAGTACCTGGGGGTGCGGGTGGTGTACGTCTCCGGTGCACGGGTCGCCGCGGAGCCGGACGAGGTCGGCGGCGAGCTCCGCGAGGCCTTCCGGGCCGGCGGGGCGGACGTGGTCGAGCTGGTCGTCACGGACCGCTGACCGCCCCGGTCGCCCCGGCATCCCCGGCAGCCGCGCGGCTCCCGGTCAGTGCAGCACCGGAGTGCCGTTCAACTCGACACCGGCAGTGCGCAGTTCGCCAAGGGCGGCCTCGGTGGTGCCGGCCGCGACACCGGCCGTCAGGTCGAGCAGCACCCGGGTGGCGAAGCCCTCGCGGGCGGCGTCGAGCGCGGTGGCCTTCACGCAGTGGTCGGTGGCGATGCCGACCACGTCCACCTCGGTCACGCCCCGCTCGCGCAGCCAGGCGGCCAGCGTCCCGCCGTTCTCGTCGATGCCCTCGAAGCCGCTGTACGCGGCCGAGTGCGCGCCCTTGTCGAAGACCGCCTCGATCGCGCCCGAGGTGACCGAGGGCGCGAAGTTGGGGTGGAAGCCGACGCCCTCGGTGCCGGCCACGCAGTGCACGGGCCAGGAGGTGACGTAGTCCGGCTCGTCGGAGAAGTGCGCCCCGGGGTCGATGTGGTGGTCGCGGGTGGCGACGATGTGCGCGTAGCCGGGGGCGGCGTCGGCGATCAGGTCGGTGATGGCGGCGGCCACTTCGGCGCCGCCGCCGACGGCCAGACTGCCGCCCTCGCAGAAGTCGTTCTGCACGTCGACGACGATCAGGGCCCGGTGCATGGCTGGCTTCTCTCGCTGTGGGGCGGTCCGCGGTGGCGGCCGCCGTCGGGGGTCGGGCGGTACGAGGCGGTGCGGGCGGTACAAGGTGGTACGGGAGTTACGGGTGGGACGTGCGGGCGGTGTGGCGGCCGTGGTGGTGCCGAGAAGACTGTAGGGAGTGGCGCGCACGGGCGGAAGGCCCGGCGGGTGCACCCGGCGGGTTCACCCGGCGGCGGTCGCGCCGCTCAGCAGCTCGGTCACGATCACGGGCTCGCCCTTCGACAGCTGGGTGGCCGACATCGGGAGCGTGCCGCGGGCGCGCCGGTGGCGCTCGCGCGCCGCCTCCAGGGGTTCGCGCCCCACGACCTCGCCGTCGCGCACCAGCGGCACGTGCAGCAGCTGCGGCTCCAGCGGGGCGGGCACCGGGCCGGTGCCGACGACCTCGGCCTCGGCGACGCCGTCCGCGTCGGTGCGCCGCGCGGCCCACTTGCGGCCGCCGGTGCTGGTCTTGCCGCCGGCCGAGCGCTTGGCGACCGGCACCAGCGGACCGCCGGGCACGCTCTCCCGGGCGACCAGCTTGTAGACCATCGCGCAGGTTGGGTGGCCGCTGCCGGTGACCAGGCTGGTGCCCACGCCGTAGCCGTCGACCGGTGCGGCGGCGAGCGCGGCGATGGCGTACTCGTCGAGGTCGGAGGTGACGATGATCCGGGTCTTGTGCGCGCCCAGGTCGTCGAGTTGGCGGCGCACCCGGTGGGCGAGCAGCGTCAGGTCGCCGGAGTCGATGCGGACCGCCCCGAGGTCCGGCCCGGCCACGTCGACGGCGGTGCGGACGGCCTCGGCCAGGTCGTAGGTGTCGATGAGCAGCGTGGTGCCGCGGCCCATCGAGTCGATCTGGGCGGTGAAGGCCTCCCGCTCGCTGTCGTGCAGCAGGGTGAAGGCGTGTGCGGCGGTGCCGGTGGTCGGGATGCCGTGGGTGAAGCCGGCCTCCAGGTCGGAGGTGGCGCTGAAGCCGGCGATGTAGGCGGCGCGGGCGGCGGAGACGGCGGCGGCCTCGTGGGCCCGGCGGGCGCCCATCTCGATCACCGGGCGGTCGCCGGCGGCGGCGGTCATCCGGGAGGCCGCGGCGGCGATCGCCGAGTCGTAGTTGAGGATCGAGAGGATCAGCGTCTCCAGGATCACCGCCTCGGCGAAGCTGCCCTCGACGGTCAGCAGCGGCGAGCCGGGGAAGTACACCTCGCCCTCCGGGTAGCCGTGGATGTCGCCGGTGAAGCGGTAGTCGGCGAGGAAGCGCAGGGTCGCGTCGTCGACCACCTTCTGGTCGGCCAGCCAGTCCAGCTGGGGGCCGGTGAACCGGAAGTGCTCCACGGCGTCGAGGACCCGGCCGGTGCCGGCGACCACGCCGTAGCGGCGGCCGTTCGGCAGGCGGCGGGTGAACACCTCGAAGACCGATCGGCGGTGTGCGGCACCGCTGCGCAGGGCGGCCTGCAGCATGGTCAGCTCGTAGCGGTCGGTGAGCAGCGCGGTGGAGCGGTGCGCGGTGATGGCGTCCATGGTGATGATGCTACTACCACTTAGCGTCAGAGTGACGATTTCTCTTGTGTGATGTTGACCCGGATTCGCTCCGAAGTCCCCCGGATGGAAGCATGAGGGCAGGGGGAGACGCGCCTTCACCCCGGTCAGCCGCAGAGGAGAGAGCCAGTCGTGAGTGTCGCGCCGGTCGAGATCGAGCGCCCGGAGGTCGAAAGTCTGCCGGCGGTGGAACCGGACACACCGTGGGTGACGATCGTCCACAACGACCCGGTGAATCTGATGAGCTACGTCCAGTACGTGTTCCAGGCCTACTTCGGCTACCCGAAGGACAAGGCCAGGAAGCTCATGATGGAGGTGCACACCAAGGGGCGTGCCGTCGTCTCCAGCGGCACCCGCGAGGAGATGGAGCGCGACGTGCAGGCGATGCACGGCTACGGGCTCTGGGCCACCCTCCAGCACGACTGACCGCCCGGGCGGGCATCGTGCGTCCGGCCGGCGGGGCCCTGGCCCCGGCGCGTACGGCGACACCGATCGACACCAAGACCGAAGACCAATGCGGACGGGGCTGATTCAGGACTCATGGCTGGCTTGTTCGAGAGCGCCGGCGAGGGCGCCGCGGCGATCGCGCTCGACGAGGTGGAGGCATCCATCCTCCGATCGCTGGAGGTGCAGATGCTGGAGCTGATCGGCCCCGGCCCGGGGGGCGTCTCCGAGGACCCGCTGGCCGCGCTCTTCGCCGACGGGCCGACCGAGGCGCCGGCCGACCCTGCGCTGGCCCGGCTCTTCCCCGACGCGTACGGCGAGCCGGGCGAGCCCGCCGACACGGAGACCCGGGCGATGGCGGGCGAGTTCCGCCGCTACACCGAGCTGGACCTGCGGGCCCGCAAGCGCGAGGACGCGCTGAGCGTGGTCCGCGCGCTGGACGGGCTCGGCGGCGACGGCGGTGTGCTGACCGTCCCGGCCGTGGACTGCCCGCGCTGGCTCGGCGCCCTCAACGACCTGCGCCTCACCCTCGGTTCCCGGCTGGACGTCACCGAGGACGACGAGGAGGGCCTGTACGGGCTGCCCGACAGCGACCCGCGCAAGCCGCTGGTGATGGCCTACCTCTGGCTGGGCGGCATGCAGGAGTCGCTGTTGGAGGCCATGGCCGGCTGACTCCCCGGCGGTCCCCGGCCCTTCTCCGGCGGTTCCTCGGCCGACCCGGACGTCCCGAGCCCCCGTGTCCATCATGTGGACACGGGGGCTCGGCATTTCGGTCATAGGTGTCGGAATCCGGACATGGCATGCTCAATTAACGCTCAGATGGACACCGGTATCCGGGCGTGGCGTGGTACGACTTCACCCTCCCCACGAACCCGAGGACGGTACGCCCATGGCCGATCAGCGCTACGACGAGGTGATCGACACCGAGCCGGACGAGGAGGGCTACGCCCGCGGGCTGGGCAGCCGCCAGATCCAGATGATCGCCATCGGCGGCGCGATCGGCACCGGCCTCTTCCTCGGCGCCGGCACGGCGATCTCCAAGGCCGGCCCCAGCCTGATCCTCAGTTATGCGGTGGCCGGCCTGGTGATCTTCGTCATCATGCGCGCGCTCGGCGAACTCCTCACCTACCGCCCGGTCTCCGGCAGCTTCTCGGAGTACGCCCGGGAGTTCCTCGGCCCGTTCGCCGGCTTCGTCACCGGCTGGACGTACTGGCTGTTCTGGGTGGTCACCGGCATGGCCGAGACCACCGCGGCCGCCGTCTACGTGCGGTACTGGGCTCCCGGTGTCCCGCAGTGGGCCAGTGCGCTGGCCTTCCTGGTGCTGCTCTACGGCGCCAACCTGATCTCGGTGAAGCTCTTCGGCGAGATCGAGTTCTGGTTCTCGATGGTCAAGGTCACCGCCATCCTCGGCATGATCCTGATCGGCGTCGGCGTGCTCACCCTCGGCTTCTCCGACGCCGGCGACACCGCCTCGGTCACCCACCTGTGGGCCGACGGCGGCTTCTTCCCCAAGGGCGTCGGCGCGACCGTGATGACCCTTCAGATCGTCATGTTCGCCTACCTCGGCGTCGAACTGGTCGGTGTCACCGCCGGCGAGAGCGAGGACCCGGCCCGCACCCTGCCGCGCGCCATCAACACTCTGCCCTGGCGGATCGCGCTGTTCTACATCGGCGCCCTGGTGATCATCCTCTCGCTCGTCCCGTGGCAGGAGTTCGCGCCTGGCGTCAGCCCGTTCGTCGCCGCGTTCGAGAAGGTCGGCATCCCGGCCGGCGCCTCCGTCATCAACTTCGTGGTGCTCACCGCCGCCCTCTCCTCCTGCAACTCCGGCATGTACTCCACCGGTCGGATGCTCCGCGACCTCGCGCTGCGCGGCCAGGCGCCCGGCCGGCTCACCGCGCTCAACTCCCGCCGCACCCCGGCCGCCGCGATCACCGTCTCCTGCCTGCTCATGGGGGTCGGAGTGGTGCTCAACTACCTCGCCCCGGCGAAGGCCTTCGAGTACGTGACCTCGGTCGCCACCGTCTGCGGCCTGTGGACCTGGGCGGTCATCCTGGTCGCCCAGATCCGCTACCGCCGCGCCTGGCAGGACGGCCGGCTGCCCGCCCCCACCTTCAAGGCCCCCGGCGGCAGCTGGCCGAGCCGGCTCGCGCTCGCCTTCCTCGTCCTGGTCGTCGTCCTGATCGGCTTCGACGAGGACGCCCGGATCTCGCTGTACGTCTTCCCGGTCTGGGCCGCCCTGCTGACCGCCGGCTACCTGGTGCTCGCCCGCATCCGCCCCGAGGCCGTGCAGGGGCATGGCCGCGAGCATCTGGACGCGGGCGTCGGACGCTGACCGCGAGGCGTCCGCCGGGCTGCCCACGAGGCGTCCGCCGGCTGTCCGGCAGTCGAGACGTCGGCCGGTCCCGGGCCCTGGCCCGGGACCGGCGCTGGCTATCCTGGCCCGCATGCTGACCATCACCCGAGAACTGCGCGACCGCATCGTGGCCCACGCCCGCGCCGACCACCCGGACGAGGCCTGCGGCGTGGTCGCCGGGCCCGAGGGCAGCGGCCGGCCCGAGCGGTTCGTCCCGATGCTCAACGCGGCCCGCTCGCCCACCTTCTACGAGTTCGACTCCGGCGACCTGCTCAAGCTGTACCGCGAGATGGACGACCGCGACGAGGTGCCGGTGATCGTCTACCACTCGCACACCGCCACCGAGGCCTACCCCTCGCGCACCGACGTCAGCTACGCCTCCGAGCCCGAGGCGCACTACGTGCTGGTCTCCACCGCCGAGGGCAACGGCGAGGACGACCCCTACGAGTTCCGCTCGTTCCGCATCGTGGACGGTGTGATCACGGAGGAAGACGTGCAGGTCGTGGAGGAGTACCCCGCCTGACCGGCGGCTCCGGCGCCGAACCCGCCGACCGGCCGCGACCGGCCGGCGATCGGGCACCGTCTCGGCATGGGAAACGAAACCATCCGGATCGCGAGACGTGGATGCCGTAGCGGGGGCGGGAATCTATACGATGAGCCCATGCGTTCCGTCGATGTGACCAACCAGGCCCCAGGCATCCGCCTCGTGGCGCGCCTGCACGTCGACCTGTGCCGGCTCGCCAGCGCGATCTGTCCCGGTACCGCCGACGCCCACTGACTCGGCACCGCCAGCCCGCCCCGGCCGCCCCGGGGCCCACCCCTGCCGCGCCGCGTGCGGCGGCCCACCCGACCCACTCCACAGGAGCGCAGCCATGGCCATCGAGGTCCGCATCCCGACCATCCTCCGCCCGTACACCGACGGCGCCAAGGCCGTCGAAGGTACCGGCAACAACCTCGGCGAGCTGTTCCAGGACCTCGACAGCCGCCACCCCGGCATCGCCGAGCGCCTTCTCGACGCCGGCGAGCTGCGCCGCTTCGTGAACGTCTACCTGAACGACGAGGACGTCCGCTTCCTCGAGGGCATCAGCACCGCCGTCGCCGACGGCGACAGCGTCACCATCCTCCCCGCCGTCGCCGGCGGCATGAAGTAATGCGCTACGACAGCCCCCTGGAGGCCGTCGGCAACACCCCGCTGGTACGGCTGCCGCACATGTCGGCAGCCGTGCCCGGCAACGCCGACGGCCTGGTGAGCCTGTGGGCCAAGCTGGAGGATCGCAACCCCACCGGCTCGATCAAGGACCGCCCGGCCCTGCACATGATCGAGCGCGCCGAGGCCGACGGCAGGCTCACCCCGGGCTGCACCATCCTCGAGCCCACCAGCGGCAACACCGGCATCTCCCTCGCCATGGCGGCCAAGCTCAAGGGCTACCGCATGGTGTGCGTCATGCCGGAGAACACCAGCGAGGAGCGGCGCGAGCTGCTCCGCATGTGGGGCGCCGAGATCATCCCCTCGCCGGCCGCCGGCGGCTCCAACACCGCCGTGCGGATCGCCAAGGAGATCGCCGCCGAGCACCCCGACTGGGTCATGCTCTACCAGTACGGCAACCCCGACAACGCCGGCGCGCACTACGCCGGCACCGGCCCCGAGATCCTCGCCGACCTGCCGACCGTCACCCACTTCGTGGCCGGCCTCGGCACCACCGGCACCCTGATGGGCGTCGGCCGCTACCTGCGCGAGAAGGTCCCCGGCGTGCAGATCGTCGCCGCCGAGCCCCGCTACGACGACCTCGTCTACGGCCTGCGCAACCTCGACGAGGGCTTCGTCCCCGAGCTCTACGACGCCAAGGTGCTCACCACCCGCTTCAGCGTCGGCTCCGCGGACGCCGTCCGACGCACCCGCGAGCTGCTCCAGCACGAGGGCATCTTCGCCGGCGTCTCCACCGGCGCCATCCTGCACGCCGCGATCGGCGTCGCCCGCAAGGCCGCCAAGGCCGGCGAACGGGCCGACGTGGTCTTCGTCGTCGCCGACGGCGGCTGGAAGTACCTGTCCACCGGCATTTACACCGCCGAGTCGACCGAGGCCGCGGTCGAGGCGCTGCAGGGCCAGCTCTGGGCCTGACACCCCGAGGGTGCGGCACCCGCCACGGGTGCCGCACCCTCGCCGTACCCGCGCCCGGCCCTCCGCGGCCGCACCCTCTCCGACCCGCCGCGCCCCCTTCGACGCCCGCCACCCGACCCGGCCCGTTCTGGTGATTCCAGCCACAGCCCGGCACGGAGACGGGGGCAAAGTGCCGCCCGGCCCTTACTCTCGACAACGCGAAGGGGCACCGCTACCGAGAGGTAGTGCCGCGCCGGCGTGGACCATGACCCATCGGGGCGGAGGGGCTCGGCATGAAACTGACCGTGGTGGGGTGCTCGGGGAGCTTCCCGTCCGCCGACTCGCCCTGCTCCAGCTACCTCGTCGAGGCCGACGGATACCGCCTGGTCGTCGACCTCGGCAACGGCGCCCTCGGCGCGCTGCAGAAGTACACCGGCCTCTACGACGTCGACGCCGTCCTGCTCAGCCACCTGCACGCCGACCACTGCATCGACCTCTGCGCCTACTGGGTCGCCCGCAACTACCGGATCGAGGGCTGCCCCGCGCCCCTCCCCGTCTACGGACCGCACGGCACTGCCGAACGCCTCGCCCGCGCCTACGACATGCCGGAGGAACCCGGCATGAAGGAGGTCTTCGACTTCCGCCCGCTCGGCAACCGCAGCTTCGACCTCGGCCCGCTGCGCATCACCAGCGCCCAGGTCAACCACCTGGACACCGAGGCCTACGGCTTCCGGATCGAGCACGGCGGAGCCTCCCTCGCCTACTCCGGCGACACCGGCGAGTGCGCCGACCTGGTCGACCTCGCCCGCGACACCGACCTGTTCCTCTGCGAGGCCGCCTACACCGACGGCAAGGAGACCTTCCAGGCCATCCACCTCAACGGACGCGAGGCCGGCGAGCACGCTGCCGCCGCCGGCACCGGCCGCCTCGTGCTCACCCACATCCCGCCGTGGACCGACGCCGAGCAGAACCGCCGCGACGCCGCCGAGGCCTTCACCGGCCCCGTCGAACTCGCCGCCCCCGGTGCCGTCTGGGAGCTCTGACCCGGCTCACACCCGGGTCAGCCACCGCCCGTACCGCGGCTCCGCGCCCGACACCGCCGCCCGGTACAGCTCCGCCACCCGCGCCGTCACCGCGCCGGGCGCCGCCGCCAGCTCCCGGTCGTCCAGCGAACCCACCGGCACGATCCCCGCCGCCGTCCCGCACACGAACACCTCGTCCGCCGCGTACAGGTCCGAGCGCAGCAGCCGCTCCACCCGCACCTCGACCCCCAGGTCCCAGGCCAGTGCCAGCACGGTGTCCTGGGTGATCCCCTCCAGCGCCCCCGCCGCCACCGGCGGCGTCCGCAGCACCCCGTCCCGCACCGCGAACACGTTCTCCGCACTGCACTCGCTCACCGAACCGTCCGAGGCCAGCAGCAGCGCCTCGTCGTACCCGGCGTCCGTCGCCTCCCGCCGCGCCAGCACCGAATTCAGGTACGGGCCGGTCGCCTTGGCCGCCGGCGGCACACTGTTCGGATCCGTCCGCCGCCAGCTGCTGGTCTTCAGCCGCAGTGGACGCCCCGGCGCCTGCTCCGGCCACTCCCAGGACGCGATCACCGTCCGCGTCCCGGCACCCCGCATGTCCAGGCCCATCGCGCCGTCCCCCAGGAACGCGAAGTGCCGTACGTAGCAGGCGCCCTGACCGTTCGCCCGGAGCAGCTCCACCGTGCCCTTCGCCAACTCCTCGACGCCGTACGGCAACGGCATCCGCAGCATGTGCGAGCTGCGCACCAGCCGGCGCAGGTGGTCCTCCAGCCGGAACACCGCAGGCCCCTCCGCCGTCCCGAACACCCGGGTGCCCTCCAGCACTCCCGTTCCGTAGTGCAGGCCGTGCGTCAGCACGTGCACCCGCGCCTCGTGCCAGGGCACCAGCGCGCCGTCGAACCAGATCGTCGAAGCCTCCGTCGTCACCATGCCGCCATCCTGGCGCCCCGACACCCCCGCGCCACCGCCCCCGCGGGCGCCTGAACCGGCCATGGCCGGGACCGGAGCCGCCGTCCCGGATGGTGGAATTCACGGTTCGCCCACCGACCGGGTGGCTATCGTCCCCGCCGTGGAGCACAGCACCGCCCTCTACCGCCGCCTGCGCACCGACCCGAGCCGCCCGCTGCCCGACCTGCGCGTTGAACTCGGCTGGGAAGAAACCGAGTTCGACGCGGCGGTCGGCGAACTCAGACAGCTCGGACTGCTCCGTCCCACCGCCGACCCCGGCAGCGGACTGACCGCGGTCTCCGTCGCCACCGCCGTCCGCCATCTCCTCGCCGACGCCGACGGACACCTCGCCGAACTCTTCACCGCCGTCCGCCGCACCCGCGACACCGTCGAAGAACTCCACAGCCGCTACCTGCCCGCGCAGAGCGACACCGCCGACAGCGGCACCCACCACCTCGTCCACGGCGCCGACCGCATCGCCGCCCTCCTCGAGGACGCCGCCCACAGCGCCCGCACCGAGGTCCTGTCGCTGCGCCGCGGCCAGGACCACTCC
This genomic window from Streptomyces sp. TLI_235 contains:
- a CDS encoding ribonuclease BN (tRNA processing enzyme): MKLTVVGCSGSFPSADSPCSSYLVEADGYRLVVDLGNGALGALQKYTGLYDVDAVLLSHLHADHCIDLCAYWVARNYRIEGCPAPLPVYGPHGTAERLARAYDMPEEPGMKEVFDFRPLGNRSFDLGPLRITSAQVNHLDTEAYGFRIEHGGASLAYSGDTGECADLVDLARDTDLFLCEAAYTDGKETFQAIHLNGREAGEHAAAAGTGRLVLTHIPPWTDAEQNRRDAAEAFTGPVELAAPGAVWEL
- a CDS encoding cysteine synthase gives rise to the protein MRYDSPLEAVGNTPLVRLPHMSAAVPGNADGLVSLWAKLEDRNPTGSIKDRPALHMIERAEADGRLTPGCTILEPTSGNTGISLAMAAKLKGYRMVCVMPENTSEERRELLRMWGAEIIPSPAAGGSNTAVRIAKEIAAEHPDWVMLYQYGNPDNAGAHYAGTGPEILADLPTVTHFVAGLGTTGTLMGVGRYLREKVPGVQIVAAEPRYDDLVYGLRNLDEGFVPELYDAKVLTTRFSVGSADAVRRTRELLQHEGIFAGVSTGAILHAAIGVARKAAKAGERADVVFVVADGGWKYLSTGIYTAESTEAAVEALQGQLWA
- a CDS encoding nicotinate phosphoribosyltransferase: MDAITAHRSTALLTDRYELTMLQAALRSGAAHRRSVFEVFTRRLPNGRRYGVVAGTGRVLDAVEHFRFTGPQLDWLADQKVVDDATLRFLADYRFTGDIHGYPEGEVYFPGSPLLTVEGSFAEAVILETLILSILNYDSAIAAAASRMTAAAGDRPVIEMGARRAHEAAAVSAARAAYIAGFSATSDLEAGFTHGIPTTGTAAHAFTLLHDSEREAFTAQIDSMGRGTTLLIDTYDLAEAVRTAVDVAGPDLGAVRIDSGDLTLLAHRVRRQLDDLGAHKTRIIVTSDLDEYAIAALAAAPVDGYGVGTSLVTGSGHPTCAMVYKLVARESVPGGPLVPVAKRSAGGKTSTGGRKWAARRTDADGVAEAEVVGTGPVPAPLEPQLLHVPLVRDGEVVGREPLEAARERHRRARGTLPMSATQLSKGEPVIVTELLSGATAAG
- a CDS encoding D-serine/D-alanine/glycine:proton symporter (AAT family); the protein is MADQRYDEVIDTEPDEEGYARGLGSRQIQMIAIGGAIGTGLFLGAGTAISKAGPSLILSYAVAGLVIFVIMRALGELLTYRPVSGSFSEYAREFLGPFAGFVTGWTYWLFWVVTGMAETTAAAVYVRYWAPGVPQWASALAFLVLLYGANLISVKLFGEIEFWFSMVKVTAILGMILIGVGVLTLGFSDAGDTASVTHLWADGGFFPKGVGATVMTLQIVMFAYLGVELVGVTAGESEDPARTLPRAINTLPWRIALFYIGALVIILSLVPWQEFAPGVSPFVAAFEKVGIPAGASVINFVVLTAALSSCNSGMYSTGRMLRDLALRGQAPGRLTALNSRRTPAAAITVSCLLMGVGVVLNYLAPAKAFEYVTSVATVCGLWTWAVILVAQIRYRRAWQDGRLPAPTFKAPGGSWPSRLALAFLVLVVVLIGFDEDARISLYVFPVWAALLTAGYLVLARIRPEAVQGHGREHLDAGVGR
- a CDS encoding branched chain amino acid aminotransferase — encoded protein: MVTTEASTIWFDGALVPWHEARVHVLTHGLHYGTGVLEGTRVFGTAEGPAVFRLEDHLRRLVRSSHMLRMPLPYGVEELAKGTVELLRANGQGACYVRHFAFLGDGAMGLDMRGAGTRTVIASWEWPEQAPGRPLRLKTSSWRRTDPNSVPPAAKATGPYLNSVLARREATDAGYDEALLLASDGSVSECSAENVFAVRDGVLRTPPVAAGALEGITQDTVLALAWDLGVEVRVERLLRSDLYAADEVFVCGTAAGIVPVGSLDDRELAAAPGAVTARVAELYRAAVSGAEPRYGRWLTRV
- a CDS encoding molybdopterin converting factor small subunit yields the protein MAIEVRIPTILRPYTDGAKAVEGTGNNLGELFQDLDSRHPGIAERLLDAGELRRFVNVYLNDEDVRFLEGISTAVADGDSVTILPAVAGGMK
- a CDS encoding nicotinamidase/pyrazinamidase — protein: MHRALIVVDVQNDFCEGGSLAVGGGAEVAAAITDLIADAAPGYAHIVATRDHHIDPGAHFSDEPDYVTSWPVHCVAGTEGVGFHPNFAPSVTSGAIEAVFDKGAHSAAYSGFEGIDENGGTLAAWLRERGVTEVDVVGIATDHCVKATALDAAREGFATRVLLDLTAGVAAGTTEAALGELRTAGVELNGTPVLH
- a CDS encoding proteasome lid subunit RPN8/RPN11, which produces MLTITRELRDRIVAHARADHPDEACGVVAGPEGSGRPERFVPMLNAARSPTFYEFDSGDLLKLYREMDDRDEVPVIVYHSHTATEAYPSRTDVSYASEPEAHYVLVSTAEGNGEDDPYEFRSFRIVDGVITEEDVQVVEEYPA
- a CDS encoding ATP-dependent Clp protease adaptor protein ClpS, with amino-acid sequence MSVAPVEIERPEVESLPAVEPDTPWVTIVHNDPVNLMSYVQYVFQAYFGYPKDKARKLMMEVHTKGRAVVSSGTREEMERDVQAMHGYGLWATLQHD